Proteins encoded within one genomic window of Anopheles gambiae chromosome 3, idAnoGambNW_F1_1, whole genome shotgun sequence:
- the LOC1280467 gene encoding protein sax-3, with translation MVAMPAGCITRSPAGPGCWRVAAALLIISCLYNPAAVEAQQRPKITEHPKDAVAAKDEPLTLNCKATGRPPPEFIWYQNGVPLSPSDRRVILPEGSLFFLRVTQNKREQDAGVYHCEARNSAGVAISENATLQIAVMRDDFRLLPKDTVALVGGPVVLNCTPPRGIPEPSVLWIKDGKILDINGKHHSLVDSGSLLISEIQPNDTGKYECSAQSMAGTKTSPPAYLKVLAPPTIVKSPHDTEVLEGEGFDLPCGLTGDPKPIVTWRKESGRLPEGRSRKLLDNTLRIEDARQEDEGKYFCEGHNEGGNVTISVYLYVYEAPTFMEAPVDMTVREGEPLVLPCRAKGRPAVRIFWDRIDRKHVDNNELHQAQRDETEQGDGGRKKRAVGWGFPEGFAFAPEVASFVANGSGDGGMRRGNWSIKIEPVSERQLLRQYPARVSAYRADASDRNRLLLRSRRDTGGPEDNQHSEGTMSPDGSTGTSIASTAHPHSSSDIVFEENGSLSFRQILKGDEGWYACAAINEAGSIVKKIHIKVMADGEAPGRDSGSLEYEQNRWANQQFIVLNNVFTVSATSIGITWDVTDSTSRMQLRMYYRVATKPVDYYLYNSTFSSVLTTSNLKELTLTGLRPYSEYEIFASIPEGLDGSVSNIRRGRTLDGPPTAPPVDVRVGVINTTAAFVRWSPPPVHLLNGELTGYKIQIKSNATNKVLGQMSLNSSTQSVVINSLTPGAMYIARVASLTAGGIGPYSSPTPLHMDPQNIVRSDPTPSYWTASWMSGTAIVVLCVGLISAAVFAIFWTVRKKQSVKASYPGPSVTTIIPDKQHTLWLHGNTLVKAPSHSLDPPSTSEYAELTNNTMQSQTMGKMMMGGGSIPPEPYATVTLQRGGMMTLGGLGGPNGGGMGPTLSEESCLKCSNGNSPTSSNEYNAPMREPINISDVLPPPPDHPYGTYRPPNNMTIRTNPAALSPQMMRKNGNGGNQGNQGQPRWDTLPPPIPSFPQNWIRPHPHQQQQQQHHHPDMYNNVNGTENDYESGSVLYEQCYRTGPPSSGGASAGGGSAMTDPMLIGGNIEFFSQAGEPTEEFYRNVNQEFSDDMGFEPASPPAPCPESVPFNGGKYLASSSSESPMMTARRHNQGGRGGYAGHHMQMQHQQQLQHQQQMQQQQQQQQLHGQNSVEHSSDDSDCDCGNGSNEGRWVPRTKPRSRSRSKSTDRKYNRNLIR, from the exons ATGGTTGCGATGCCGGCAGGATGCATCACCCGGTCGCCGGCTGGTCCTGGTTGCTGGCGTGTTGCAGCGGCACTGCTCATAATTAGCTGTTTATATAATCCGGCAGCAGTCGAAG CACAACAGAGGCCCAAAATTACGGAACACCCGAAAGATGCGGTCGCGGCGAAGGATGAACCGCTCACACTGAACTGCAAAGCGACGGGAAGGCCACCGCCCGAGTTTATCTGGTACCAGAACGGGGTTCCGCTGTCACCGTCCGATCGGCGTGTAATCCTGCCAGAGGGGTCACTCTTCTTCCTGAG AGTGACGCAAAACAAGCGTGAACAAGATGCGGGCGTCTATCACTGCGAGGCACGGAACTCGGCCGGTGTGGCCATCAGTGAGAATGCAACGCTCCAGATTGCAG TGATGCGGGACGATTTCCGGCTGCTGCCGAAGGATACGGTCGCGCTGGTCGGTGGCCCTGTGGTGCTGAACTGCACGCCACCGCGCGGCATCCCCGAACCGTCCGTGCTGTGGATCAAGGATGGCAAAATACTGGACATCAACGGCAAGCACCACTCGCTGGTCGATTCGGGCAGTTTGCTCATTTCGGAAATACAACCGAACGACACGGGCAAGTACGAATGCTCGGCGCAGAGCATGGCCGGTACGAAGACGAGTCCGCCGGCGTATCTGAAGGTGCTGGCGCCGCCCACCATTGTCAAAAGTCCGCACGATACGGAGGTGCTCGAGGGGGAAGGGTTTGATCTGCCCTGTGGGCTAACGGGCGATCCGAAGCCGATCGTTACGTGGCGCAAGGAGAGTGGCCGCCTGCCGGAGGGGCGCTCCCGGAAGCTGCTGGACAATACGCTTCGCATTGAGGACGCGCGGCAGGAGGACGAGGGCAAATACTTCTGCGAGGGCCACAACGAAGGAGGCAACGTAACGATATCGGTGTATTTGTACGTGTACGAAGCGCCCACGTTTATGGAAGCGCCGGTCGATATGACGGTGCGGGAGGGCGAACCGCTGGTGCTACCGTGTCGGGCGAAGGGACGGCCCGCGGTGCGAATATTCTGGGATCGGATCGACCGCAAGCACGTGGACAATAATGAGCTGCACCAAGCGCAGCGCGATGAAACGGAGCAAGGCGACGGGGGACGGAAAAAGCGTGCGGTTGGATGGGGCTTCCCGGAAGGGTTTGCATTCGCACCGGAAGTGGCATCGTTCGTAGCGAATGGGAGCGGCGATGGTGGGATGCGGCGTGGCAACTGGTCGATCAAGATTGAACCCGTGTCGGAGAGGCAACTGCTGCGACAGTATCCCGCGCGCGTATCTGCGTACCGTGCGGACGCGAGCGACAGGAACCGGTTGCTTCTGCGCAGCCGCAGAGACACCGGCGGACCGGAGGACAATCAGCACTCGGAAGGAACGATGTCGCCGGACGGTTCCACCGGCACTTCGATCGCGTCGACGGCCCAtccacacagcagcagcgacatTGTGTTCGAAGAGAACGGCAGCCTTTCGTTCCGGCAGATCCTCAAGGGCGACGAGGGCTGGTACGCCTGTGCGGCCATCAACGAGGCGGGCAGCATCGTGAAGAAGATCCACATCAAGGTGATGGCGGACGGGGAGGCGCCGGGGCGCGATTCGGGCAGCCTCGAGTACGAGCAGAACCGGTGGGCCAACCAGCAGTTTATCGTGCTGAACAACGTGTTCACCGTGTCGGCCACCTCGATCGGCATCACCTGGGACGTGACGGACAGTACGTCGCGCATGCAGCTGCGCATGTACTACCGGGTCGCGACGAAACCGGTCGACTACTATCTGTACAACTCGACGTTCAGCAGCGTGCTGACGACGAGCAACCTGAAGGAGCTGACGCTGACCGGGCTGCGGCCGTACAGTGAGTATGAAATCTTCGCCAGCATTCCGGAGGGTTTGGACGGCTCGGTGTCGAACATTAGGCGGGGTCGCACGCTCGATGGGCCGCCGACGGCGCCGCCGGTTGATGTGCGGGTCGGTGTGATCAACACGACGGCCGCATTTGTGCGCTGGTCACCACCGCCGGTGCATCTGCTCAACGGGGAGCTGACGGGCTACAAG aTTCAAATCAAGTCGAACGCAACCAATAAAGTGTTGGGACAGATGTCGCTCAATTCTTCTACGCAATCGGTCGTCATCAACAGTCTCACGCCCGGCGCCATGTATATTGCACGTGTTGCCAGTCTAACGGCTGGAGGAATAG GTCCTTACAGCTCGCCAACACCGTTGCACATGGATCCACAAAACATAGTGAG ATCTGACCCAACACCGAGCTACTGGACCGCCTCGTGGATGTCCGGTACGGCTATCGTCGTGCTGTGCGTCGGGCTGATCAGTGCCGCCGTCTTTGCCATCTTCTGGACGGTGCGCAAGAAGCAGAGCGTGAAAGCCTCCTACCCGGGCCCCTCGGTAACGACAATCATCCCGGACAAGCAGCACACGCTCTGGCTGCACGGCAATACGCTCGTGAAGGCGCCCTCCCACTCACTGGACCCCCCGAGCACGTCCGAGTATGCCGAGCTGACCAACAACACGATGCAATCGCAAACGATGGGCAAGATGATGATGGGCGGTGGAAGCATTCCGCCCGAACCGTACGCCACCGTGACGCTGCAGCGTGGCGGCATGATGACACTCGGCGGGCTGGGCGGTCCGAACGGCGGCGGCATGGGCCCGACGCTGTCCGAAGAATCGTGCCTGAAGTGCTCGAACGGCAACAGTCCCACGTCGAGCAACGAGTACAATGCGCCGATGCGGGAACCGATCAACATATCGGACgtgttgccgccgccgccggacCATCCGTATGGCACGTACCGGCCACCGAACAACATGACGATTCGCACCAATCCGGCCGCACTGTCGCCGCAGATGATGCGCAAGAATGGCAACGGGGGTAATCAGGGCAACCAGGGACAGCCGCGATGGGACACGCTTCCGCCACCAATTCCGAGCTTCCCCCAGAACTGGATCCGACCGCATccgcaccagcaacagcagcagcagcaccatcatccGGACATGTACAACAACGTGAACGGGACGGAAAACGATTACGAGAGCGGTTCGGTGCTGTACGAGCAGTGCTACCGAACGGGGCCGCCGTCGAGTGGGGGTGCTAGTGCGGGAGGCGGTAGCGCCATGACCGATCCCATGCTGATCGGGGGCAACATCGAGTTCTTCAGCCAGGCGGGCGAACCGACGGAAGAGTTTTACCGCAACGTGAACCAGGAGTTCTCGGACGATATGGGCTTTGAGCCGGCGAGTCCACCGGCACCGTGCCCGGAATCGGTCCCGTTCAACGGGGGCAAGTATCTCGCGTCGTCCTCGAGCGAGAGCCCCATGATGACGGCCCGGAGACACAACCAGGGCGGTCGGGGCGGCTATGCCGGCCACCATATGCAgatgcagcaccagcagcagctccagcaccagcaacagatgcagcagcagcagcaacagcagcagctccatgGACAGAACAGTGTTGAGCACAGCTCGGACGATAGCGACTGCGACTGTGGCAACGGTAGCAACGAGGGACGGTGGGTGCCGCGCACGAAACCCCGTTCGCGGAGTCGCTCGAAATCGACCGATCGAAAGTACAACCGGAATCTCATACGATAA